The following proteins are co-located in the Robbsia betulipollinis genome:
- a CDS encoding D-2-hydroxyacid dehydrogenase family protein, which translates to MKITILDDYQDAVRKLDAFGLLADHTVSVYNNSVRGVGHLTSRLADAEALVLIRERTRITAQLLDKLPRLKIIAQTGRVGAHIDLAACTERGIVVLEGKGSPTAPAELTWSLIMAAQRRLPQYVANLKQGAWQQSGLRAAAMPPNFGLGRVLRGQTLGIWGYGRIGSLIAGYGRAFGMDVLVWGRERSQSTAKADGYKVAASRNELFEQSDVLTVHLRLADDTQGIITVEDLARMKPDALFVNTSRAELVEENGLISALNRGRPGMVAVDVFETEPILQGHSLLRMENAICTPHIGYVERESYELYFGSAFRNLLAYQQGDTASVANADVLDRLR; encoded by the coding sequence TTGAAAATCACCATCCTTGACGATTATCAAGATGCCGTACGCAAGCTCGACGCCTTCGGCTTGCTGGCGGACCACACCGTGTCGGTCTACAACAACAGCGTGCGCGGCGTAGGCCATCTGACCAGCCGCCTCGCCGACGCGGAAGCGCTGGTGCTGATTCGCGAGCGCACGCGCATCACCGCGCAATTGCTCGACAAGCTGCCACGCCTGAAGATCATCGCGCAGACCGGCCGGGTCGGCGCGCATATCGACCTCGCCGCCTGTACCGAGCGCGGCATCGTCGTACTGGAAGGCAAGGGCTCGCCGACCGCGCCGGCCGAACTGACCTGGTCGTTGATCATGGCCGCGCAACGCCGCCTGCCGCAGTACGTGGCGAATCTCAAGCAGGGTGCCTGGCAGCAGTCGGGGCTGCGCGCCGCGGCGATGCCGCCGAACTTCGGCCTCGGACGGGTGCTGCGCGGACAAACCCTTGGCATCTGGGGTTACGGACGCATCGGCAGCCTGATCGCGGGTTATGGACGCGCGTTCGGCATGGACGTTCTGGTCTGGGGGCGCGAGCGCTCGCAAAGCACGGCAAAGGCGGACGGCTACAAGGTAGCCGCGTCGCGTAACGAGTTGTTCGAGCAAAGCGACGTGCTGACCGTGCATCTGCGGCTGGCCGATGATACCCAGGGCATCATCACCGTCGAGGATCTGGCGCGGATGAAGCCGGATGCCCTCTTCGTCAATACCAGCCGCGCCGAACTGGTGGAGGAGAACGGCCTGATCAGCGCCTTGAATCGCGGACGACCGGGCATGGTCGCCGTCGACGTCTTCGAGACCGAACCGATCCTGCAAGGCCATAGCCTGCTGCGCATGGAGAACGCGATCTGCACGCCGCACATCGGTTACGTCGAGCGGGAGAGCTATGAACTGTATTTCGGTTCGGCCTTCCGCAATCTGCTGGCCTATCAGCAAGGCGACACGGCGAGCGTCGCGAACGCCGACGTGCTCGACCGGCTGCGCTGA
- a CDS encoding DNA topoisomerase III — MSKALIIAEKPSVANDIAKALGGFTKHDEYFESDDFVLSSAVGHLLEIAAPEEFDVKRGKWSFTHLPVIPPHFDLLPIAKTESRLKVLSRLIRRKDVDRLVNACDAGREGELIFRYIAQHAKAKQPVQRLWLQSMTPQSIRDGFARLRSDEDMLPLADAARCRSEADWLVGINGTRAMTAFNSKGGGFFLTTVGRVQTPTLSIVVEREEKIRRFVARDYWEVRAEFVCAAGFYEGRWFDTAFKKNETDPEQRDSRLWNLAAAESVVAACRGRAGTVTEESKPSSQLSPALFDLTSLQREANGRFGFSAKNTLGLAQALYERHKVLTYPRTDARALPEDYLDTVKSTLAMLKEDNNYLPHARKVLDQGWVKPNKRIFDNSKISDHFAIIPTLQTPKNLSEPEQKLYDLVVKRFLAVFFPAAEYQLTTRVTEVAGHHFKTEGKVLVNPGWLQVYGREAQGADANLVAVAKGEPVKTEKVAAHALVTKPPARYNEATLLSAMEGAGKLVTDDDLREAMAGKGLGTPATRAAIIEGLLAEKYMVREGRDMIPTAKAFQLTTLLRGLGVEELTAPELTGEWEHKLSQMERGMLPREAFMREIAQMTQTIVKRAKEYDSDTIPGDYATLETPCPHCRGVVKENYRRFNCSKCEFSITKIPGGRQFEIPEVEELLREKHIGPLSGFRSKMGRPFSAILKLAEDSETKNYKLEFDFGQDSGEDGGEPPDFSAQTPVGACPKCSSHVYEHGMSYVCERYTAVPRACEFRSGKVILQQEMSREQMTKLLGPDGRTDLLTGFKSSRTGRNFKAFLVRQKDGSVGFEFEKKDPAAAKKTGARAAAKTAAAGAAGDAEDTPATAATGTAAAKKSAAKKAPAGKTAARKAPAKKAAAKKAGARKTAVRKAVAGKAKTAVTEASD, encoded by the coding sequence ATGTCAAAAGCACTGATCATTGCCGAAAAGCCCTCCGTCGCGAACGACATCGCGAAGGCGCTCGGCGGCTTCACCAAGCATGATGAATATTTCGAATCGGACGACTTCGTCCTGTCGTCGGCGGTGGGTCACCTGCTGGAGATCGCCGCGCCCGAGGAGTTCGACGTCAAGCGCGGCAAATGGAGCTTTACCCATCTGCCGGTGATTCCGCCGCACTTCGACCTGCTGCCCATCGCCAAGACCGAGTCGCGCCTGAAAGTGCTGTCCCGCCTGATCCGCCGCAAGGACGTCGACCGGCTGGTCAACGCCTGCGACGCCGGGCGCGAGGGCGAGCTGATCTTCCGCTACATCGCGCAGCACGCGAAGGCGAAGCAGCCGGTGCAGCGGCTCTGGCTGCAGTCGATGACCCCGCAGTCGATCCGCGACGGCTTCGCGCGCCTGCGCAGCGACGAGGACATGCTGCCGCTCGCCGACGCCGCCCGCTGCCGTTCCGAGGCCGACTGGCTGGTCGGCATCAACGGCACGCGCGCGATGACCGCCTTCAACAGCAAGGGCGGCGGCTTCTTCCTCACCACCGTGGGCCGCGTGCAGACGCCGACGCTGTCGATCGTCGTCGAGCGCGAGGAAAAGATCCGCCGCTTCGTCGCCCGCGACTATTGGGAAGTGCGCGCCGAGTTCGTCTGCGCGGCCGGTTTCTACGAAGGCCGCTGGTTCGACACCGCGTTCAAGAAGAACGAAACCGATCCCGAGCAGCGCGACTCGCGCCTGTGGAACCTCGCCGCGGCGGAATCCGTGGTGGCGGCGTGCCGCGGCCGTGCCGGTACCGTCACCGAGGAATCGAAGCCGTCGTCGCAACTCTCGCCGGCGCTGTTCGACCTGACCAGCCTGCAGCGCGAAGCCAATGGCCGCTTCGGCTTTTCCGCGAAGAACACGCTGGGCCTGGCGCAGGCCCTGTACGAGCGCCATAAGGTGTTGACCTATCCGCGAACCGACGCGCGCGCGCTGCCGGAGGACTATCTGGACACGGTCAAGAGCACGCTCGCCATGCTCAAGGAAGACAACAACTACCTGCCGCACGCGCGCAAGGTGCTCGACCAGGGCTGGGTGAAGCCGAACAAGCGCATCTTCGACAATTCGAAGATCAGCGATCACTTCGCCATCATCCCGACGCTGCAAACGCCGAAGAACCTGTCCGAACCCGAGCAGAAACTGTACGACCTGGTGGTCAAGCGCTTTCTTGCGGTGTTCTTCCCCGCAGCCGAATACCAATTGACCACCCGCGTCACCGAGGTCGCCGGCCATCATTTCAAGACCGAGGGCAAGGTACTGGTCAACCCGGGCTGGTTGCAGGTCTATGGCCGCGAGGCCCAGGGCGCCGATGCCAATCTGGTCGCGGTGGCCAAGGGCGAGCCGGTGAAGACGGAAAAGGTCGCCGCGCACGCGCTGGTGACGAAGCCGCCGGCCAGATACAACGAAGCCACGCTGCTCTCGGCCATGGAAGGCGCGGGCAAGCTGGTGACCGACGACGATCTGCGCGAGGCGATGGCCGGCAAGGGCCTGGGCACGCCCGCCACGCGTGCGGCGATCATCGAAGGCCTGCTCGCGGAGAAATACATGGTTCGCGAAGGGCGCGACATGATCCCGACGGCGAAGGCTTTTCAGTTGACCACGCTGCTGCGCGGGCTGGGCGTCGAGGAACTGACCGCGCCCGAGCTGACCGGCGAGTGGGAGCACAAGCTCTCGCAGATGGAACGCGGGATGCTGCCGCGCGAGGCCTTCATGCGCGAGATCGCGCAGATGACGCAGACCATCGTCAAGCGCGCGAAGGAATACGATTCCGACACGATTCCCGGCGACTACGCCACGCTCGAGACGCCCTGCCCGCATTGCCGCGGGGTCGTGAAGGAAAACTACCGGCGCTTCAACTGCTCGAAGTGCGAGTTCTCGATCACCAAGATTCCGGGCGGCCGGCAATTCGAGATTCCCGAGGTCGAGGAACTGCTGCGCGAGAAGCATATCGGGCCGCTGTCGGGCTTTCGCAGCAAGATGGGACGTCCGTTCTCGGCGATTCTGAAACTGGCCGAGGACAGCGAGACGAAGAACTACAAGCTGGAATTCGATTTCGGCCAGGACTCGGGCGAGGACGGCGGCGAACCGCCCGATTTCTCCGCGCAGACGCCGGTGGGCGCCTGTCCGAAGTGCTCGTCCCATGTCTATGAACATGGCATGAGCTATGTCTGCGAGCGCTACACCGCCGTGCCGCGCGCCTGCGAATTCCGCTCGGGCAAGGTCATCCTGCAGCAGGAGATGAGCCGCGAACAGATGACCAAACTGCTCGGCCCCGACGGACGCACGGATTTGCTGACCGGCTTCAAGTCCTCGCGCACCGGCCGCAACTTCAAGGCCTTCCTGGTGCGCCAGAAGGACGGCAGCGTAGGCTTCGAGTTCGAGAAGAAGGACCCCGCCGCGGCGAAGAAGACCGGCGCCCGGGCGGCGGCCAAGACCGCGGCGGCGGGCGCTGCCGGCGATGCGGAAGACACGCCGGCAACGGCGGCGACCGGCACGGCGGCGGCAAAGAAAAGCGCGGCGAAAAAGGCGCCCGCCGGCAAAACCGCCGCAAGGAAGGCGCCGGCGAAGAAGGCCGCAGCCAAGAAAGCGGGCGCCAGGAAAACGGCCGTCAGGAAAGCCGTGGCCGGCAAGGCAAAAACGGCAGTGACGGAAGCGTCGGACTAA
- a CDS encoding thioredoxin family protein yields MSILDLDLATDLPSIRSRLAAGEPLIACLCAEWCGACREYRDVFAQLAAAFPGLCFVWVDIENQAAVADAFDVENFPTLVIEDRLTTRFCGTLLPQRGILERLLGEFATLPGAGDPPRLRAALAA; encoded by the coding sequence ATGTCCATCCTCGATCTCGACCTCGCCACCGATTTGCCCTCGATCCGCTCGCGCCTGGCCGCGGGCGAGCCGCTGATCGCCTGCCTATGCGCCGAATGGTGCGGCGCCTGCCGTGAATACCGTGACGTTTTCGCGCAACTCGCGGCGGCATTTCCGGGATTGTGCTTCGTCTGGGTGGATATCGAGAACCAGGCGGCCGTCGCCGACGCGTTCGACGTCGAGAATTTCCCGACGCTCGTCATCGAGGACCGCCTGACCACACGGTTCTGCGGCACCCTGCTGCCGCAGCGCGGCATTCTCGAACGCCTGCTGGGCGAATTCGCCACGCTGCCGGGCGCCGGCGATCCGCCCCGGCTGCGGGCCGCGTTGGCGGCCTGA
- the fmt gene encoding methionyl-tRNA formyltransferase — translation MSHSLRVVFAGTPDFAAHALAAIHAAGFPVPLVLTQPDRPAGRGMKLTPGAVKRFALEHGLAVDQPPSLRLDGKYPEAAAAALARLRATPCDVMVVAAYGLLLPRTVLDLPAHGCLNIHASLLPRWRGAAPIHRAIEAGDAVSGVTLMQMDAGLDTGAMIATQSVPITSTTTTARLHDALAEVGARLIVAALERLETSGALAAEPQPDAGITYAEKIAKSEAAIDWRRDAAAIARQIRAFDPFPGALSQLDGATVKFWSAQADAGTRENGPLSGIVPGDPASGHPAAAPGTILSVGADAIAIACGTGVLRVTECQKPGGKRLPVREFLAGFALRPGQRFLPTPEA, via the coding sequence ATGTCGCACAGCCTGCGCGTGGTGTTCGCCGGTACGCCTGATTTCGCCGCGCATGCGCTGGCTGCCATTCATGCGGCCGGATTTCCGGTGCCGCTGGTTCTCACACAGCCCGACCGGCCGGCCGGCCGCGGGATGAAGCTCACGCCCGGCGCGGTGAAGCGCTTCGCGCTGGAACACGGACTGGCGGTCGACCAGCCGCCATCGCTGCGCCTCGACGGCAAGTATCCGGAGGCCGCCGCCGCGGCGCTGGCCCGTCTGCGGGCGACGCCCTGCGACGTGATGGTGGTCGCCGCGTACGGGCTGCTGTTGCCCCGGACGGTGCTGGACCTGCCCGCGCACGGCTGTCTCAACATCCACGCCTCGCTGCTGCCGCGCTGGCGCGGTGCCGCGCCGATCCACCGCGCCATCGAAGCGGGCGACGCCGTCAGCGGCGTCACGCTGATGCAGATGGACGCGGGGCTGGACACCGGCGCGATGATCGCCACGCAGAGCGTGCCGATCACGTCGACCACGACGACCGCCCGCCTGCACGACGCGCTTGCCGAGGTGGGCGCCCGGCTGATCGTCGCGGCGCTCGAACGACTCGAAACCAGCGGCGCCCTTGCCGCCGAGCCCCAGCCGGATGCGGGCATTACCTATGCCGAGAAAATCGCCAAGTCCGAGGCGGCGATCGACTGGCGGCGCGACGCCGCGGCGATCGCCCGCCAGATTCGCGCGTTCGATCCGTTCCCGGGCGCGCTGTCGCAGCTCGACGGCGCCACGGTCAAGTTCTGGTCCGCCCAGGCGGATGCGGGCACCCGGGAAAATGGCCCCCTGTCCGGCATCGTTCCCGGCGACCCCGCTTCGGGTCATCCCGCCGCGGCGCCCGGCACCATCCTGTCGGTCGGCGCGGATGCGATCGCGATCGCCTGCGGCACCGGCGTGCTGCGCGTCACGGAGTGCCAGAAACCGGGCGGCAAGCGGCTGCCGGTGCGGGAATTCCTGGCGGGCTTCGCGCTGCGCCCGGGGCAGCGTTTCCTCCCCACCCCCGAAGCGTAA
- the dprA gene encoding DNA-processing protein DprA has translation MAQADFFMRDRSPSRQDTPSREASREVSHPLPLSEPELAGWLRLAALDAAGRRLLRHAFDPTGALSASALPGRCRLQRLRRLFGEPFARVLDAPPDAALAGAIARAQAWRDARHHLVTLGDPAYPALLLSLSDPPPLLYVAGRLELLARPALAVVGSRHPTRQGAEDAAEFAGALAEAGWTVVSGLALGIDAAAHRAALARNPHAATVAVIGTGIDLTYPAQHRALSQAIAGHGAVISEWPLGTPARAAHFPQRNRLIAALARGVLVVEAALRSGSLITARLANELGREIFAVPGSIHSPLVRGCHALIRDGAKLVETVEDILVELPAVPASPPSPATGERPGAPAPSDAAPQDALCARVLALLGHDPAAPDVLAARGALDAASVLGALVRLEIGGWVEQRGGRYQPTVRRRQT, from the coding sequence ATGGCGCAGGCTGACTTTTTCATGCGGGACCGGTCCCCTTCGCGGCAAGACACGCCGTCGCGGGAGGCGTCGCGGGAGGTGTCGCATCCCCTGCCGTTGAGCGAACCGGAACTCGCCGGCTGGCTGCGGCTGGCGGCACTCGACGCCGCAGGCCGCCGCCTGTTGCGGCATGCGTTCGACCCGACTGGCGCACTCTCCGCGTCGGCCCTTCCCGGGCGTTGCCGGTTGCAGCGGTTGCGGCGTCTGTTCGGCGAGCCGTTTGCCCGGGTGCTCGACGCGCCGCCCGACGCCGCGCTGGCTGGAGCGATCGCGCGGGCGCAGGCATGGCGCGACGCACGGCACCATCTGGTGACGCTGGGGGATCCGGCCTATCCGGCCTTGCTGCTGTCGCTCAGCGATCCCCCTCCGCTGCTGTACGTCGCCGGGCGCCTCGAGCTGCTCGCGCGGCCTGCGCTGGCGGTCGTCGGCAGCCGCCATCCGACACGCCAGGGCGCGGAGGATGCCGCCGAATTCGCCGGCGCGCTCGCCGAGGCGGGCTGGACGGTGGTGTCGGGGCTCGCGCTCGGCATCGATGCCGCCGCCCACCGCGCGGCGCTCGCGCGCAACCCGCATGCCGCCACGGTCGCCGTCATCGGCACGGGTATCGACCTGACTTATCCGGCGCAGCACCGCGCGCTGTCGCAGGCGATCGCCGGGCACGGCGCGGTGATCTCGGAATGGCCGCTCGGGACGCCCGCGCGCGCCGCGCACTTCCCGCAGCGCAACCGGCTGATCGCGGCGCTCGCGCGCGGCGTGCTGGTGGTCGAGGCGGCGCTGCGCTCCGGCTCGCTGATCACCGCCCGCCTCGCCAACGAACTGGGACGGGAGATTTTCGCGGTCCCCGGCTCGATCCATTCGCCGCTGGTGCGCGGCTGCCATGCGCTGATCCGCGACGGCGCGAAACTCGTCGAGACCGTCGAGGACATTCTGGTGGAATTGCCGGCGGTTCCGGCGAGTCCGCCCTCACCGGCGACCGGCGAACGGCCAGGCGCGCCCGCCCCGTCCGACGCCGCGCCGCAGGATGCCCTGTGCGCGCGCGTGCTTGCCCTGCTCGGACACGATCCCGCCGCGCCCGATGTGCTCGCCGCACGCGGCGCGCTCGACGCGGCGAGCGTGCTCGGCGCCCTGGTCCGGCTGGAGATCGGCGGCTGGGTCGAGCAACGCGGCGGCCGCTATCAGCCCACCGTCCGGCGCCGGCAAACGTGA
- the htpX gene encoding zinc metalloprotease HtpX, which produces MFNWVKTAMLMAGITALFIVVGGVIGGQRGMLIALLIALAMNFFSYWFSDQMVLRMYDAQEVDEHGAPQFYRMIRELSSRAGLPMPRVYLINEDAPNAFATGRNPEHAAVAATTGILRVLSEREMRGVMAHELAHVRHRDILLSTISATMAGAISALANFAMFFGSRDEQGRPSNPVASIAVAILAPIAASLIQMAISRAREFEADRGGAEISGDPTALASALEKIHHYASGRPFATAEANPSTAQMMILNPLSGGQVARLFSTHPATEERVARLMHMARTGRYPV; this is translated from the coding sequence ATGTTCAATTGGGTCAAGACGGCGATGCTGATGGCGGGCATCACGGCGCTGTTCATCGTGGTGGGCGGCGTCATCGGCGGGCAGCGGGGCATGCTCATCGCGCTGTTGATCGCGCTGGCGATGAATTTCTTTTCCTACTGGTTTTCGGATCAGATGGTGCTGCGCATGTATGACGCGCAGGAGGTCGACGAACACGGCGCGCCGCAGTTTTACCGGATGATCCGCGAGCTGTCGAGCCGCGCGGGCCTGCCGATGCCGCGTGTCTATCTGATCAACGAGGATGCGCCGAACGCCTTCGCGACCGGCCGCAATCCGGAACATGCGGCGGTGGCGGCCACCACCGGCATCCTGCGGGTGCTGTCCGAGCGCGAGATGCGCGGCGTCATGGCCCACGAACTGGCGCACGTGCGTCACCGCGACATTCTCCTGTCGACGATTTCCGCGACGATGGCGGGCGCGATCTCCGCGCTGGCGAATTTCGCGATGTTCTTCGGCAGCCGTGACGAGCAGGGGCGGCCGAGCAATCCGGTCGCCTCGATCGCCGTCGCGATTCTCGCGCCGATCGCCGCCTCGCTGATCCAGATGGCGATCTCGCGGGCGCGCGAATTCGAGGCGGACCGGGGCGGCGCCGAGATTTCGGGGGATCCTACCGCGCTCGCATCGGCGCTTGAAAAGATCCATCATTACGCGTCCGGGCGGCCCTTCGCGACAGCCGAGGCGAACCCGTCGACCGCGCAGATGATGATCCTCAATCCGCTCTCGGGCGGGCAGGTCGCGCGATTGTTCTCGACCCACCCGGCAACCGAGGAGCGCGTCGCCCGGCTGATGCACATGGCCCGAACGGGACGTTATCCGGTCTAG
- the def gene encoding peptide deformylase — MALMNILKFPDKRLYKVAKPVGTVDERIRTLVRDMAETMYDAPGVGLAATQVDVHERIVVIDVSEGRDNLLALINPEIVWASDERKLHEEGCLSVPGIYDNVERAERVRVRALDENGVSREIEAEGLLAVCIQHELDHLVGKVFVEYLSPLKQSRVKTKMKKLALEA, encoded by the coding sequence ATGGCTCTGATGAACATTCTGAAGTTTCCGGATAAACGCCTGTACAAGGTCGCGAAGCCCGTCGGCACCGTGGACGAACGGATCCGCACGCTGGTGCGCGACATGGCCGAAACCATGTACGACGCGCCTGGCGTGGGCCTCGCGGCGACGCAGGTCGATGTCCATGAACGCATCGTCGTCATCGACGTGTCCGAGGGGCGCGACAACCTGCTGGCCCTGATCAACCCCGAGATCGTCTGGGCCAGCGACGAGCGCAAGCTGCACGAAGAGGGCTGCCTGTCCGTGCCCGGCATCTACGACAATGTCGAACGCGCCGAGCGCGTCCGCGTGCGCGCGCTCGACGAGAACGGCGTATCGCGGGAAATCGAGGCCGAGGGCTTGCTGGCCGTTTGCATCCAGCATGAACTGGATCATCTCGTGGGCAAGGTCTTCGTCGAGTATCTGTCGCCGTTGAAGCAGTCGCGCGTCAAGACCAAGATGAAGAAGCTGGCCCTCGAGGCCTGA
- a CDS encoding GntR family transcriptional regulator, with amino-acid sequence MSQTHSIHARLRESILSLALGPGERLSERMLEARCDGSRTPVRAALLRLETEDLVRREGRNWIVAPIDLGEIDALMEYREPLEAASARLACERAADADLDALTVLLDAGSTHTSQETSHRLGTDFHLELACLAGNAFLSKSIGEVMTRLSRPRWLEIRTDTGREQAWREHRQIVDLIRGRQPDAAARAAAEHVRHTRDRLLQSLREDQRGLRARGFAIVGQTHG; translated from the coding sequence ATGTCCCAGACCCATTCCATCCACGCTCGACTGCGCGAGAGCATCCTGTCGCTCGCGCTGGGCCCGGGCGAGCGCCTGAGCGAACGCATGCTCGAAGCGCGCTGCGACGGTTCGCGCACACCCGTGCGCGCGGCGTTGCTGCGTCTCGAAACCGAGGATCTGGTGCGTCGCGAAGGGCGCAACTGGATCGTCGCGCCGATCGACCTGGGCGAGATCGATGCGTTGATGGAATATCGGGAACCGCTCGAGGCGGCGTCGGCGCGGCTGGCGTGCGAGCGCGCCGCCGACGCGGATCTGGACGCATTGACCGTACTGCTGGACGCGGGATCGACCCACACATCCCAGGAAACCTCGCATCGCCTCGGGACGGATTTTCATCTGGAACTGGCATGTCTCGCGGGCAATGCCTTCCTGTCGAAATCCATCGGGGAAGTGATGACCCGCCTGTCGCGCCCGCGCTGGCTGGAAATCCGCACGGACACTGGCCGGGAGCAAGCCTGGCGGGAGCACCGGCAGATCGTCGATCTGATCCGCGGCCGGCAGCCGGACGCCGCCGCGCGCGCCGCGGCCGAGCATGTGCGCCACACGCGCGACCGGCTGCTGCAATCGCTGCGAGAGGACCAGCGCGGCCTGCGCGCCCGTGGTTTCGCGATCGTCGGACAAACTCATGGATAA
- a CDS encoding LysR family transcriptional regulator: MDQLQSMRVFVKVADLGSFARAAAQLDMSNAVVTRHVADLEGRLDTRLMNRTTRSLSLTEAGQVYLERTRQILEELDDAEQMVLERTHEPIGTLRIVAPVVFGMHNFGQVLRDYTQRYPRVIPDITLVDRSVDLVEEGFDVGIAIARNIRSASVVSRRLTTGCLVVCAAGTYLQRHGPVEHPSSLATHACLTLNPGMSGDEHLFEGPDGQTRVRPNSVILANNTEMLRQFALQGMGVAILPSYLIGKDLERGALVPLLPDYQLAPIDIHVVYPSRRYMPAKLRTFIDHLVEHFEEGPADGASERWLADADGAVLAGSLTLEAIRKSAEADRQQA; this comes from the coding sequence ATGGATCAATTGCAGTCAATGCGCGTTTTCGTGAAGGTGGCCGACCTGGGCAGTTTTGCCCGCGCCGCGGCCCAGCTCGACATGTCCAATGCAGTCGTGACCCGCCATGTCGCGGATCTGGAAGGGCGCCTGGATACGCGCCTGATGAATCGTACGACCCGCAGCCTGTCGCTGACGGAAGCGGGCCAGGTTTATCTGGAACGTACCCGGCAGATCCTCGAGGAACTCGACGACGCCGAGCAGATGGTACTGGAGCGCACGCACGAGCCGATCGGCACTCTGCGCATCGTCGCGCCGGTGGTGTTCGGCATGCACAACTTCGGGCAGGTGTTGCGTGACTATACCCAGCGCTACCCGCGTGTCATCCCCGACATCACGCTGGTCGACCGCAGCGTCGATCTGGTGGAGGAGGGATTCGATGTCGGCATCGCGATCGCCCGGAACATTCGCAGCGCGAGCGTCGTCAGCCGGCGTCTGACGACGGGTTGCCTGGTGGTGTGCGCGGCAGGCACCTATTTGCAGCGTCACGGGCCGGTCGAACACCCTTCGTCGCTCGCCACCCATGCGTGTCTGACCCTGAACCCCGGCATGTCGGGAGACGAGCACCTGTTCGAGGGCCCCGACGGCCAGACGCGCGTGCGTCCCAACAGCGTGATTCTCGCGAACAATACCGAGATGTTGCGCCAGTTTGCGTTGCAGGGGATGGGCGTGGCGATCCTGCCCAGCTATCTGATCGGCAAGGACCTGGAGCGCGGCGCGCTGGTGCCGCTGTTGCCCGATTACCAGCTTGCGCCCATCGATATCCACGTGGTGTATCCGAGCCGCCGCTATATGCCCGCCAAGCTGCGGACCTTCATCGATCATCTGGTCGAGCATTTCGAGGAAGGTCCCGCCGACGGCGCCAGCGAGCGCTGGCTGGCCGACGCGGACGGCGCGGTCCTCGCCGGCTCCCTGACGCTGGAAGCCATCCGCAAAAGCGCGGAAGCGGACCGTCAGCAGGCGTGA